A stretch of Myxococcus hansupus DNA encodes these proteins:
- a CDS encoding cupin domain-containing protein → MGDTSVKKVESRHSPKGEMGQKYLASGVRLSMRLWEDEPPGEAAPATTRDYETVGFVLKGRAELHLEGQVILLNPGDSWLVPRGSSHTYKVLETFSAVEATSPPAAVHGRDEGKDAKKSQPAKA, encoded by the coding sequence ATGGGCGACACCAGCGTGAAGAAGGTGGAGAGTCGGCACTCTCCCAAGGGAGAGATGGGGCAGAAGTATCTGGCCTCCGGCGTCCGGCTGTCGATGCGGCTCTGGGAAGACGAGCCCCCGGGAGAAGCCGCGCCCGCCACGACGCGGGACTACGAGACAGTGGGCTTCGTACTGAAGGGCCGCGCGGAGCTGCACCTGGAGGGGCAGGTCATCCTGCTCAACCCCGGTGACTCCTGGTTGGTGCCACGGGGCTCCAGTCACACGTACAAGGTGCTGGAGACGTTCTCCGCCGTGGAGGCCACCAGTCCTCCCGCGGCTGTCCATGGCCGAGATGAAGGCAAGGACGCCAAGAAGTCACAGCCCGCGAAGGCGTGA
- a CDS encoding YdeI/OmpD-associated family protein — protein MATTKRPTLKRARNPMPAQVRAALVERGLMDAYKARPPYQQNDYLGWIARAKLEATRLKRLNQMLEELAGGTRYMNMAWSGGRKPH, from the coding sequence ATGGCTACCACTAAGCGGCCGACGCTCAAGCGCGCCAGGAACCCGATGCCCGCCCAGGTCCGCGCGGCACTGGTCGAGCGCGGACTCATGGACGCGTACAAGGCGCGGCCTCCGTATCAGCAGAACGACTATCTCGGCTGGATTGCACGGGCCAAGCTCGAGGCCACCCGGCTGAAGCGGCTCAACCAGATGCTGGAGGAGCTGGCCGGAGGGACGCGCTACATGAACATGGCGTGGTCTGGCGGGCGAAAGCCTCACTGA
- a CDS encoding GNAT family N-acetyltransferase produces MTATHIPLIETERLVLQGHRLEDFEDCFAMWADPAVVRFISGKPSTREEMWSRLLRYVGHWTLLGYGFWVVREKGTGRLVGEVGLGDFHRNMQPPLSSAVEAGWVLASGTHGKGYATEAVRAALAWADAHLRPERVACIIAPENTASLRVASKCGFRPTGQGVYMGQPTLMFERVAATAPGTR; encoded by the coding sequence ATGACGGCAACCCACATCCCCCTCATCGAAACCGAGCGTCTCGTCCTCCAGGGCCATCGCCTGGAGGACTTCGAGGACTGCTTCGCGATGTGGGCCGACCCCGCCGTGGTCCGGTTCATCAGCGGCAAGCCGTCCACCCGAGAGGAGATGTGGTCCCGGCTCTTGCGTTACGTAGGCCACTGGACGCTGCTGGGCTACGGCTTCTGGGTGGTGCGCGAAAAGGGCACGGGGCGACTGGTGGGCGAGGTGGGCCTGGGCGACTTCCACCGGAACATGCAACCGCCGCTGAGCAGCGCGGTCGAAGCCGGTTGGGTGCTGGCGTCTGGAACTCACGGCAAGGGGTACGCCACGGAGGCGGTGCGCGCGGCCCTCGCCTGGGCGGATGCACACCTCCGCCCCGAGCGCGTGGCGTGCATCATTGCGCCTGAAAACACGGCGTCCCTGCGCGTTGCGAGCAAGTGCGGATTCCGCCCGACCGGGCAGGGAGTCTATATGGGCCAGCCCACGCTCATGTTCGAGCGTGTTGCCGCGACAGCGCCGGGCACGCGGTGA
- a CDS encoding LuxR C-terminal-related transcriptional regulator — translation MPRLRNASWSPHATPPGADEPVSHLLPTKLSPPRTASVLVPCAAALRRIDQGVHGKLVLVSAPLGSGKTTLLTQWFREARAPHLLAWLSLDAQDNAPERFFSYLAGAIRRAAPEFDAYSTGQPEHATAVLLRSLWNLGRELVVVLDDFHVLREQALVRAFSYLLDHSPPHVHWVVASRCPPALDLARLKLSEQLVTLDARDLSLDGEAIRELGLRLCGASLTPEDVESLRSRTEGWVAGVKLALLSAGENAGVSDALRKAIGSNHDIARYLADAVLREQSDEVREFLVLSSVVEHLNGELCNALMDITRGPALLANLERSQLFIQPLDAEHQWYRYHPLFLDVLRAQLACDYGDRVPGLHRAASTWFSEHAMPEEALTHAFASGDRAWCLELTARCMESWMREGEIASVLQWTAKLTAEEVIRSPALCVGHIACLILSRRFAHATAAMKDARYHLETAYPLDSPEYERLSKRLAHLGLLHAVLSESAPDSGVDLDASPGAEEADGFVAGAVLAAKAYQALRMNRFDAMRRLALSARETLQVLNNPFLVGYTDSLVALADRAQGNMKDAAERCEQAFARASRGRRNPVWVNAATALANARYEQNRLDEAEALCVEVLPLLPQASVFETFALAYLMLARIKTVRGKYAEAYRLLDYLHGVLEGSHQTRFLAHVCGEKIRLYLVEQSPARMRVVAQEFGLGERMRRGEWSERRFYDETWERLGLAQAWVMMVRGRHDKAHAILETLRASAHEVGYVSRETALLATLAVCHWRAGDALAAFAALNRGFALVQRFGFGRSVFDETPGLQEVVIAAARQRKLSHALPDRYTTRYQDLLSAGAQVPREFAAPPAAPLEPLTERELQMLKLLAQGLSNQEISERSNVALSTTKWHLRNVFAKLDVTTRTAAIVKAQERLQRNL, via the coding sequence ATGCCGCGCCTTCGAAACGCATCGTGGAGCCCTCACGCGACACCGCCGGGGGCGGACGAGCCCGTGTCCCATCTGCTGCCAACGAAGCTCTCCCCACCGCGAACGGCCTCCGTGCTGGTGCCGTGCGCCGCGGCTCTGCGGAGAATCGACCAGGGCGTCCACGGCAAACTGGTGCTGGTCTCCGCCCCGCTCGGCTCGGGGAAGACCACGCTGCTGACGCAGTGGTTTCGCGAGGCACGCGCGCCCCACCTGCTCGCGTGGCTGTCGCTCGACGCACAGGACAACGCACCCGAACGGTTCTTCTCCTATCTGGCCGGGGCGATTCGCCGAGCCGCGCCCGAGTTCGATGCGTACAGCACGGGCCAGCCCGAACACGCGACGGCCGTCCTGCTGCGGAGCCTCTGGAACCTGGGCCGAGAGCTCGTCGTCGTGCTGGACGACTTCCATGTGCTGCGCGAACAGGCCCTGGTGCGGGCCTTTTCATACCTGCTCGACCATTCGCCGCCGCACGTGCATTGGGTGGTTGCCTCGCGCTGCCCGCCAGCGCTGGACCTGGCCAGGCTGAAGCTCTCCGAGCAGCTCGTGACGCTGGATGCCCGGGACTTGAGCCTGGATGGCGAGGCCATCCGTGAGCTGGGGCTGCGCCTGTGTGGCGCCTCGCTCACGCCCGAGGACGTGGAGTCGCTGCGCTCTCGCACCGAGGGCTGGGTCGCGGGCGTCAAGCTGGCACTGCTGTCCGCCGGGGAGAACGCGGGCGTCAGTGACGCGCTGAGGAAGGCGATTGGGTCCAACCACGACATCGCCCGGTATCTGGCGGACGCCGTGCTGCGCGAGCAGTCGGATGAAGTGCGCGAGTTCCTGGTCCTGAGTTCGGTGGTGGAGCACCTCAACGGGGAGCTCTGCAACGCCCTCATGGACATCACCCGCGGTCCCGCCCTTCTGGCGAACCTCGAGCGGTCGCAGCTCTTCATCCAACCGCTCGACGCCGAGCATCAATGGTACCGGTACCATCCGCTGTTCCTCGACGTCCTTCGGGCGCAGCTCGCCTGTGACTACGGCGACCGCGTCCCCGGGCTGCACCGCGCGGCGAGTACGTGGTTCTCGGAGCACGCGATGCCGGAAGAGGCGCTCACGCACGCGTTCGCGTCGGGGGACAGGGCGTGGTGCCTGGAGCTCACCGCGCGCTGCATGGAGTCGTGGATGCGCGAGGGCGAGATTGCCTCCGTCCTTCAATGGACCGCGAAGCTGACGGCGGAGGAGGTCATCCGCTCACCCGCGCTCTGCGTTGGGCACATCGCGTGCCTCATCCTGTCCCGCCGCTTCGCGCATGCGACCGCCGCGATGAAGGACGCGCGATACCATCTCGAGACGGCGTATCCCCTGGACTCGCCGGAGTACGAGCGACTGTCGAAGCGGCTGGCGCACCTCGGACTGCTGCACGCGGTGCTGTCCGAGTCGGCTCCGGATTCAGGCGTGGACCTGGATGCGTCTCCGGGCGCCGAGGAGGCGGATGGCTTCGTCGCGGGCGCGGTGCTGGCGGCGAAGGCTTATCAGGCGCTCCGGATGAACCGCTTCGATGCGATGCGCCGGCTCGCGCTCAGCGCGCGGGAGACACTGCAGGTCCTCAACAACCCGTTCCTGGTCGGCTACACGGACTCGCTCGTCGCGCTGGCGGACCGGGCACAGGGGAACATGAAGGACGCCGCGGAACGCTGTGAGCAGGCCTTCGCACGCGCGAGCCGAGGACGGCGCAACCCCGTCTGGGTGAACGCGGCCACCGCGTTGGCCAACGCCCGCTACGAGCAGAACCGGCTCGACGAGGCCGAAGCGCTCTGCGTCGAGGTGCTCCCGCTGTTGCCCCAGGCCTCCGTGTTCGAGACCTTCGCCCTCGCCTACCTCATGCTGGCCCGCATCAAGACGGTCCGCGGGAAGTACGCGGAGGCCTACCGGCTCCTGGACTACCTCCACGGCGTCCTCGAAGGCAGCCACCAGACGCGCTTCCTGGCCCACGTGTGCGGGGAGAAGATTCGCCTGTACCTGGTGGAACAGTCCCCCGCGCGGATGCGCGTGGTAGCGCAAGAGTTCGGCCTGGGCGAGCGCATGCGGCGCGGCGAGTGGAGTGAGCGGCGATTCTACGACGAGACGTGGGAACGGCTCGGGCTGGCCCAGGCGTGGGTGATGATGGTTCGCGGCAGGCACGACAAGGCGCACGCCATCCTGGAGACGTTGCGCGCCAGCGCGCATGAAGTCGGCTACGTGTCGCGTGAGACAGCGCTGTTGGCCACCCTCGCGGTGTGCCACTGGCGGGCCGGGGATGCGCTGGCGGCATTCGCCGCGCTCAATCGGGGCTTCGCGCTCGTGCAGCGGTTCGGCTTCGGGCGCAGCGTGTTCGACGAGACGCCGGGTTTGCAGGAGGTCGTCATCGCCGCCGCCCGACAGCGGAAGCTGAGTCACGCCCTGCCCGACCGGTACACCACGCGGTACCAGGACCTGTTGTCAGCGGGGGCCCAGGTGCCCCGGGAGTTCGCGGCGCCTCCCGCCGCGCCCTTGGAGCCGCTCACCGAGCGTGAACTCCAGATGCTCAAGCTGCTCGCGCAGGGGCTGAGCAACCAGGAGATCAGCGAGCGCTCCAACGTGGCGCTCTCCACGACCAAATGGCACCTGCGGAACGTCTTCGCCAAGCTGGACGTCACCACCCGCACGGCCGCCATCGTGAAGGCCCAGGAGCGACTCCAGCGGAACCTGTGA
- a CDS encoding YncE family protein: protein MVGTQQVGASRSRWRARAISLCAVASLLTAFTAAAQAPSFITFDSAHVRPLALSPDGTRLFAVNTPDNRLEVFSVTSAGLSLIAEVPVGLEPVAVAARSNTEVWVVNHLSDSISVVSLVGTPRVVRTLLVGDEPRDIVFAGTNGLAFITTAHRGQHRTDASISRVPGAGDPQLTTPGVGRADVWVFNPASLGATLGGTPVRIVTLFGDTPRGLATSPDKKTVYAAIAQSGNQTTSVNLDSVCDGFNERGLCLVFPDTFPFGNNILPGGLPGPSTNFEGAKAPETALIVKWNPSAGQWQDPTGRNFNNGVRLRLPDKDVFAINADTLQETASFSGVGTTLFNLATNPRSGVVYVSNSEAHNLTRFEGPGEFGGTTVQGNLAQMRITVISGGSVFPRHLNKHIDYSKLAGKPGFDATAKNHSLSTPTEMVVSQDGTKLYVVAFSSSKIGVFDTAALESNSFNPRTASANYIPVSGGGPSGLVLDEARNRLYVMTRFDNAVKVIDLATKGELSSVPLYNPEPASVVQGRPFLYDADFSSANGESSCASCHIFGDKDELAWDLGNPDAPVTTNPISKRLASDLEIGLFRAFTGHPSSSINGTGNQNQFHPMKGPMTTQTLRGMTHGGAMHWRGDRSNGFFGVDAKAEDLSFKNFIVAFPELLGRASMPTEAEMNKFTSFQLQVQLPPNPIRRLDNALTASQKAGSDFYFGSRRVDGIAIGADNGFNCNGCHTIDGAQGFFGTDTGASFEGISQIMKIPHVRNMYTKVGMFGFPDNSFFMHSETGQMGDQIRGFGYTHDGAVDTLFRFFSAIVFSNTSIGGPLVGFRNDTERRQMEDFMMAADSDLAPIVGQQVTLTGATAASVGPRIDLLIARARAPFASKILGGATHEADLVAKAAVGNRVKGFLYERALGTWKPDDGGANITTTALRALANTAGQEVTFTAVPPGSGRRIALDRNLDGRLDGQ from the coding sequence ATGGTGGGTACTCAGCAAGTGGGCGCGAGCAGGAGTCGCTGGCGCGCTCGGGCCATTTCGTTGTGCGCCGTGGCGTCGTTGTTGACGGCCTTCACCGCCGCGGCCCAGGCGCCCTCATTCATCACGTTCGACAGCGCGCACGTCCGCCCCCTGGCGCTCTCTCCAGATGGGACGCGGCTCTTCGCCGTCAACACGCCGGACAACCGCCTGGAGGTGTTCTCGGTCACCAGCGCCGGGCTCTCGCTCATCGCGGAGGTCCCCGTGGGCCTGGAGCCTGTCGCGGTCGCCGCGCGCAGCAACACGGAAGTCTGGGTGGTCAACCACCTGTCGGACAGCATCAGCGTGGTCAGTCTGGTGGGGACGCCGCGCGTGGTCCGCACGCTGCTGGTGGGGGACGAACCGCGCGACATCGTCTTCGCGGGCACCAACGGCCTGGCCTTCATCACGACCGCGCACCGGGGCCAGCACCGCACCGACGCCTCCATCTCCCGCGTCCCCGGTGCGGGGGACCCACAGCTCACAACGCCAGGCGTGGGGCGCGCGGACGTCTGGGTCTTCAACCCGGCCTCGCTGGGGGCGACCCTCGGTGGGACGCCCGTGCGCATCGTGACGCTCTTTGGCGATACGCCGCGCGGGCTCGCGACCAGCCCGGACAAGAAGACTGTCTATGCGGCCATTGCCCAATCCGGCAATCAGACGACCTCCGTGAACCTGGACAGCGTCTGTGATGGGTTCAACGAGCGAGGGCTGTGTCTCGTCTTTCCCGACACGTTTCCCTTTGGCAACAACATCCTGCCGGGTGGCCTGCCCGGGCCCTCGACGAACTTCGAGGGTGCGAAGGCGCCGGAGACCGCCCTCATCGTCAAATGGAACCCGTCCGCGGGGCAGTGGCAGGACCCGACGGGCCGCAACTTCAACAACGGCGTGCGCCTGCGCCTGCCGGACAAGGACGTCTTCGCCATCAACGCGGACACGCTCCAGGAGACGGCCTCCTTCTCGGGGGTGGGGACCACCCTCTTCAACCTGGCCACGAACCCGAGGTCGGGCGTGGTCTACGTCTCCAACAGTGAGGCCCACAACCTGACCCGCTTCGAGGGCCCCGGTGAGTTCGGCGGCACCACGGTGCAGGGCAACCTCGCGCAGATGCGCATCACCGTCATCTCCGGCGGCTCGGTATTCCCCCGGCATCTGAACAAGCACATCGACTACTCGAAGCTGGCCGGGAAGCCCGGCTTTGACGCGACGGCGAAGAACCACAGCCTCTCCACGCCGACGGAGATGGTCGTCTCCCAGGACGGCACGAAGCTGTACGTGGTGGCCTTCAGCTCGAGCAAGATTGGTGTCTTCGACACGGCGGCATTGGAGAGCAACAGCTTCAACCCGCGCACCGCGAGCGCCAACTACATCCCGGTGAGTGGCGGTGGCCCCAGCGGCCTGGTGTTGGATGAGGCGCGCAACCGCCTCTACGTGATGACCCGCTTCGACAACGCGGTGAAGGTCATCGACCTGGCGACCAAGGGGGAGCTGTCCTCGGTGCCGCTCTACAACCCGGAGCCCGCTTCTGTCGTCCAGGGACGCCCGTTCCTGTACGACGCGGACTTCTCATCGGCGAACGGTGAGTCGTCCTGCGCCAGTTGCCACATCTTCGGTGACAAGGACGAGCTGGCCTGGGATTTGGGGAACCCCGACGCGCCGGTGACGACCAACCCCATCAGCAAGCGGCTCGCGAGCGACCTCGAGATTGGTCTCTTCCGAGCGTTCACGGGGCATCCCAGCTCGTCCATCAACGGGACGGGCAATCAGAACCAGTTCCACCCGATGAAGGGGCCCATGACGACGCAGACCCTGCGCGGCATGACCCACGGGGGTGCTATGCACTGGCGAGGTGACCGCTCGAATGGCTTCTTCGGTGTCGACGCGAAGGCGGAGGACCTGTCCTTCAAGAACTTCATCGTCGCCTTCCCGGAGTTGTTGGGCCGCGCGTCGATGCCCACGGAGGCGGAGATGAACAAGTTCACGTCCTTCCAGCTCCAGGTCCAGCTTCCGCCGAACCCCATTCGCAGGCTGGATAACGCGCTCACGGCGTCGCAGAAGGCGGGCAGCGACTTCTACTTCGGCAGTCGCCGCGTGGACGGTATCGCGATTGGTGCGGACAACGGCTTCAACTGCAACGGCTGCCACACCATCGACGGCGCGCAGGGCTTCTTCGGAACCGACACCGGTGCCAGCTTCGAGGGCATCAGCCAGATCATGAAGATTCCCCACGTGCGGAACATGTACACGAAGGTCGGCATGTTCGGGTTCCCGGACAACAGCTTCTTCATGCACTCGGAGACCGGGCAGATGGGGGACCAGATTCGCGGCTTCGGTTACACGCATGACGGCGCGGTGGACACGCTGTTCCGCTTCTTCAGCGCCATCGTGTTCTCCAACACCAGCATCGGTGGGCCGTTGGTCGGCTTCCGGAACGACACCGAGCGCCGGCAGATGGAGGACTTCATGATGGCGGCGGACAGCGACCTGGCGCCGATTGTCGGCCAGCAGGTGACGCTCACGGGGGCGACGGCGGCCTCCGTGGGGCCTCGCATCGACCTGCTGATTGCCCGCGCCCGCGCGCCCTTCGCCTCGAAGATTCTGGGAGGCGCGACCCATGAAGCCGACCTGGTGGCGAAGGCCGCGGTGGGCAACCGGGTGAAGGGCTTCCTGTACGAGCGTGCGTTGGGGACATGGAAGCCGGATGACGGTGGCGCGAACATCACCACCACCGCGCTTCGGGCGCTGGCGAACACTGCGGGGCAGGAGGTGACCTTCACCGCGGTGCCGCCCGGCTCCGGCAGGCGCATCGCGCTCGACCGGAACCTGGACGGACGGCTCGACGGCCAATAG
- a CDS encoding 2OG-Fe(II) oxygenase, with amino-acid sequence MSVATLDEGPLRGPSFFLDRAALRALALAHRDGYGTARPHPHVVIDGFLGTPLATGLADIFPGATEASWKRRDHPEQAARLGQLQRKAFEDVPGPLRHLLSEFSGMAFIDFLETLTGVQGLIPDPHFRGAGLHLTLRGGHLALHADFNRDRFRALTRRLTVLYYLNPGWEQAWGGDLELWSSDLSRCETRIAPLLDRLVVMAHGDDHWHGHPTALACPEGRGRAAVAAYFFTAETSPDAPEPHSAIWVTPRS; translated from the coding sequence GTGAGCGTCGCGACCCTGGATGAAGGCCCGCTGCGAGGTCCCAGTTTCTTTCTCGACCGGGCGGCGCTTCGCGCGCTCGCGTTGGCACATCGTGACGGATACGGAACGGCGCGGCCGCATCCCCACGTCGTCATCGATGGATTCCTGGGAACGCCGCTGGCAACCGGGCTCGCGGACATCTTTCCCGGTGCCACCGAGGCCAGTTGGAAGCGACGTGACCATCCGGAGCAGGCGGCGCGGCTGGGGCAGCTTCAGCGCAAGGCCTTCGAGGACGTTCCCGGCCCGCTTCGGCACCTGCTTTCAGAGTTCTCCGGGATGGCGTTCATCGACTTCCTGGAGACGCTCACCGGCGTCCAGGGACTCATTCCGGATCCGCATTTCCGCGGAGCGGGGCTGCACCTCACGTTGCGTGGGGGTCATCTGGCGCTGCATGCCGACTTCAACCGGGACCGCTTCCGCGCGCTCACGCGGCGGCTCACCGTCCTCTACTATCTGAACCCGGGCTGGGAACAGGCGTGGGGCGGAGACCTCGAGTTGTGGAGCAGCGACCTCTCACGGTGCGAGACACGGATTGCGCCGCTGCTCGACCGGCTGGTCGTGATGGCTCACGGCGATGACCATTGGCATGGCCATCCCACGGCCCTGGCGTGCCCGGAAGGCCGGGGGCGCGCCGCCGTCGCGGCCTACTTCTTCACGGCGGAGACCTCCCCCGACGCGCCGGAGCCCCACAGCGCCATCTGGGTGACTCCGCGATCCTGA
- a CDS encoding M48 family metallopeptidase produces MSSQKSPGFLRSYVLPALWLFALPLFGVWFSSHATGRFDSQVFESIEKQIARDTEVSEADRQEVLDFYRAVPASMACLSDDPELANYRNNLGKACSDLNQFEWASLASWGLLALGLVSTMIALLCGLAAFVSRPFQYGSFVVGWLVLRVTSAVQVLGQGALLVWLSYWMTALWMERYYPKLIGIMAILAGGAVFLVVVAIFRRPPSDFDVEAEEITEARAPELWACVRRLCARLQTSPPDHILAGIDANFFVTEHEVRVGERTLTGRTLFVSLSLLRLLERSEAEAVLAHEMGHLLGGDTGHSKRLAPKLAHFGHYLQQLYDGGMTRPVFYFMMAYRGLFELSLGRSRRASELAADRLAAGVTSGQDIARSLVKVGAYASFRDRVEAKLFAEDAQHQTVAIADRVAHGFSAYAQSDTVHDDLQGAVTPHPFDSHPPLAARMENVGAHLNPEDMVQLLLNPVESTWADTVQDADAIEARLWGAYEARFAQAHDLSLAYRYEPSTDAERAHVEKHFPPLVFEGKDAGFDVQMDFSQVSYGEWEEPILFEQIASATTADRLFKKYLDLEISGAGRFKNRRSICLSKLREPDALLQAFERYLSRHRIMKEHRAGAQAA; encoded by the coding sequence ATGTCCTCCCAGAAATCTCCCGGCTTTCTCCGCAGCTATGTGCTGCCTGCTCTCTGGCTTTTCGCCCTGCCGCTGTTCGGTGTCTGGTTCTCCAGCCACGCCACGGGCCGCTTCGACTCGCAGGTGTTTGAATCCATTGAAAAGCAGATTGCACGCGACACCGAGGTCAGCGAGGCGGACCGTCAGGAGGTGCTCGACTTCTACCGCGCGGTGCCCGCGTCCATGGCCTGCTTGAGCGACGACCCGGAGCTGGCGAACTATCGCAACAACCTGGGGAAGGCGTGCTCGGACCTGAATCAATTCGAGTGGGCGTCCCTGGCGTCCTGGGGCCTGCTGGCGCTGGGCCTTGTCTCCACCATGATCGCGCTCCTCTGTGGTCTGGCCGCGTTCGTCTCACGGCCCTTCCAGTACGGCAGCTTCGTGGTGGGCTGGCTCGTGCTCCGCGTCACCAGTGCGGTTCAGGTGCTGGGCCAGGGCGCGCTGCTCGTGTGGCTCTCCTACTGGATGACGGCGCTGTGGATGGAGCGCTACTACCCGAAGCTCATCGGCATCATGGCCATCCTGGCCGGCGGCGCGGTGTTCCTGGTCGTGGTGGCCATCTTCCGCCGCCCGCCCTCGGACTTCGACGTGGAGGCGGAGGAAATCACCGAGGCGCGCGCCCCGGAGCTGTGGGCGTGCGTGCGCCGGCTCTGCGCGCGGCTCCAGACGTCACCGCCCGACCACATCCTCGCCGGCATCGACGCCAACTTCTTCGTGACCGAGCACGAGGTGCGCGTGGGAGAGCGTACGCTGACCGGCCGCACGCTCTTCGTGAGCCTGTCCCTGCTGCGCCTGCTGGAGCGCTCCGAGGCGGAGGCGGTGCTGGCGCACGAGATGGGGCACTTGCTGGGCGGTGACACGGGGCACAGCAAGCGACTGGCGCCCAAGCTCGCGCACTTCGGCCACTACCTGCAGCAGCTCTACGACGGTGGCATGACGCGGCCTGTCTTCTATTTCATGATGGCCTACCGCGGCCTGTTCGAGCTGTCGCTGGGCCGCAGCCGGCGCGCCAGTGAGCTCGCGGCGGACCGGTTGGCGGCGGGGGTGACCTCGGGGCAGGACATCGCCCGTTCGTTGGTGAAGGTGGGCGCGTACGCGAGCTTCCGTGATCGCGTGGAGGCGAAGCTCTTCGCCGAGGACGCGCAGCACCAGACGGTGGCCATCGCGGACCGGGTGGCGCATGGCTTCTCGGCGTATGCCCAGTCGGACACCGTGCATGACGACCTGCAGGGGGCCGTGACGCCCCATCCCTTCGACTCCCACCCGCCGTTGGCCGCGCGCATGGAGAACGTGGGGGCCCACCTGAATCCCGAGGACATGGTGCAGTTGCTGCTCAATCCGGTGGAGTCGACGTGGGCGGACACCGTCCAGGACGCGGATGCCATCGAGGCTCGGCTGTGGGGCGCCTACGAGGCGCGTTTCGCGCAGGCCCATGACCTGTCCCTGGCCTACCGTTACGAGCCCTCCACGGACGCGGAACGCGCGCATGTGGAGAAGCACTTCCCGCCGCTCGTGTTCGAGGGCAAGGACGCTGGCTTCGACGTTCAGATGGACTTCTCGCAGGTGAGCTACGGGGAATGGGAAGAACCCATCCTGTTCGAGCAGATCGCCTCGGCCACCACGGCGGACCGCCTGTTCAAGAAGTACCTGGACCTGGAAATCTCCGGAGCGGGGCGCTTCAAGAACCGCCGCTCCATCTGTTTGAGCAAGCTGCGCGAGCCGGACGCCTTGCTCCAGGCCTTCGAGCGCTACCTGTCGCGGCACCGAATCATGAAGGAGCACCGCGCAGGCGCGCAGGCCGCTTGA